From the genome of Mustelus asterias chromosome 7, sMusAst1.hap1.1, whole genome shotgun sequence, one region includes:
- the LOC144495575 gene encoding tubulin beta-5 chain: protein MREIVHIQAGQCGNQIGSKFWEVISDEHGIDPEGNYNGDSHLQLERINVYYNEASSQKYVPRAILLDLEPGTMDSVRSGNLGQLFRPDNFIFGQTGAGNNWAKGHYTEGAELVDSVMDVLRKECENCDCLQGFQLTHSLGGGTGSGMGTLLISKIREEYPDRIMNTFSVMPSPKVSDTVVEPYNATLSVHQLVENTDETYCIDNEALYDICFRTLKLTTPTYGDLNHLVSATMSGVTTSLRFPGQLNADLRKLAVNMVPFPRLHFFMPGFAPLTARGSQQYRTLSVSELTQQMFDAKNMMAACDPRHGRYLTVATVFRGPMSMKEIDEQMLAVQNKNSSYFVEWIPNNVKVAVCDIPPRGLKMASTFIGNSTAIQELFKRISEQFAAMFRRKAFLHWFTGEGMDEMEFSEAESNMNDLVSEYQQYQDATADEGEEFDEDEEELDEAQ from the exons ATGCGTGAAATAGTCCATATACAGGCCGGCCAGTGTGGAAATCAAATTGGAAGCAAG ttctggGAGGTGATTAGTGATGAACACGGGATTGACCCTGAAGGCAATTATAATGGAGATTCCCACTTGCAGTTGGAGAGAATCAATGTCTATTACAACGAGGCGAGCT CTCAGAAATATGTTCCCAGGGCAATCTTATTGGATTTGGAGCCAGGGACAATGGACAGTGTGCGATCGGGGAATTTAGGACAGCTTTTTAGACCCGATAACTTCATCTTCG GGCAAACAGGAGCAGGGAATAACTGGGCCAAAGGACACTACACAGAAGGTGCTGAACTTGTGGACTCGGTAATGGATGTACTGAGGAAGGAATGTGAGAACTGTGACTGCCTCCAAGGGTTTcagctcactcactcgctgggaGGCGGCACAGGCTCTGGCATGGGCACACTCCTGATCAGCAAAATCCGTGAGGAATACCCCGATAGAATTATGAACACCTTCAGCGTCATGCCATCTCCGAAGGTGTCAGACACGGTGGTTGAGCCGTACAACGCCACCCTGTCGGTTCACCAGTTAGTCGAGAACACGGATGAAACGTATTGTATTGATAATGAGGCACTGTATGATATCTGCTTCCGTACTTTAAAACTCACCACTCCAACGTATGGGGACTTGAACCACCTAGTGTCGGCAACGATGAGTGGGGTGACCACCTCGTTGCGTTTCCCTGGACAGCTGAATGCGGATCTGAGGAAACTTGCTGTGAACATGGTGCCCTTCCCTCGATTGCACTTTTTTATGCCCGGTTTTGCCCCCCTGACAGCCCGGGGCAGTCAACAGTACCGCACCCTTTCCGTCTCCGAACTCACCCAGCAGATGTTCGATGCCAAGAACATGATGGCGGCCTGCGACCCCCGGCACGGGCGTTACCTGACGGTCGCCACGGTGTTCAGGGGGCCCATGTCGATGAAGGAGATAGACGAGCAGATGCTCGCGGTCCAGAACAAAAACAGCAGCTACTTTGTGGAGTGGATTCCCAACAACGTCAAGGTGGCCGTCTGCGACATTCCGCCCCGGGGCCTCAAAATGGCTTCCACTTTCATCGGGAACAGCACGGCCATCCAAGAGCTCTTCAAACGCATCTCCGAACAGTTTGCAGCCATGTTCCGCAGAAAGGCCTTCCTGCACTGGTTCACCGGGGAAGGCATGGACGAAATGGAGTTTTCGGAAGCTGAGAGCAACATGAATGACCTGGTGTCGGAGTACCAGCAATACCAAGATGCAACAGCGGACGAAGGCGAGGAGTTTGACGAGGATGAGGAAGAACTGGATGAGGCTCAATGA